In Hevea brasiliensis isolate MT/VB/25A 57/8 chromosome 13, ASM3005281v1, whole genome shotgun sequence, a single genomic region encodes these proteins:
- the LOC110641551 gene encoding protein NRT1/ PTR FAMILY 3.1, whose protein sequence is MVPGRPVRHQETKMEKMEEKGFHAKRQKGGMATMPFVFANEACEKLAVVGFNANMISYLTGQLHMPLTKAANTLTNFGGTASLTPLLGAFFADAYAGRFWTITIASIIYQIGMTSLTLSATLPNLRPPQCKEDEVCQEADAGQLAILYASLLLTALGSGGIRPCVVAFGADQFDETDPKQSTKTWRYFNWYYFVMGVSVLLAVTVLVYVQDNVGWGLGLGIPTIAMFLSIIAFIIGYPLYRNMRPAGSPFTRLLQVSVAAFRKRKLSMVSDPKLLYQNEELDAPISIGGRLLHTKHMKFLGKAAIVTEEDNLKAGQTPNLWRLSTVHRVEELKSIIRMGPIWAAGILLITAYAQQSTFSLQQAKSMDRHLTKSFQIPAASMSVFTITSMLTTIAVYDRLFVPFFRRFTGLDRGITFLHRMGIGFVISILATLVAGFVEIKRRHAAAANGLLNSHHTIPISVFWLVPQYSLHGIAEAFMSIGHLEFLYDQAPESMRSTATALFWTAISFGNYVSTLLVTLVHKFSAGPDGSNWLPDNNLNKGKLEYFYWLITLMQVVNLVYYLICAKMYTFKPIQMHSKEASDSKDDGVVELTNKI, encoded by the exons ATGGTCCCTGGGAGGCCAGTTAGACACCAAGAAACGAAAATGGAGAAGATGGAGGAGAAGGGTTTCCATGCCAAAAGGCAGAAAGGTGGAATGGCTACAATGCCCTTCGTATTTG CAAATGAGGCCTGTGAGAAGCTGGCTGTGGTGGGTTTTAATGCCAATATGATTAGCTACTTAACAGGCCAACTTCATATGCCATTAACTAAAGCAGCGAATACCCTCACCAACTTTGGAGGCACTGCAAGCTTGACACCTCTGCTCGGTGCCTTCTTCGCTGATGCCTACGCCGGCCGGTTCTGGACTATAACAATTGCTTCCATAATATACCAAATA GGCATGACAAGCTTAACCCTATCAGCCACACTTCCAAACCTAAGACCACCCCAGTGCAAAGAAGATGAAGTTTGCCAAGAAGCAGACGCAGGACAACTAGCAATCCTATATGCTTCTCTCCTTCTGACAGCTTTAGGGTCAGGGGGGATCCGACCCTGTGTTGTTGCATTCGGGGCTGACCAGTTTGATGAAACGGATCCTAAGCAATCAACAAAGACATGGAGATACTTCAATTGGTACTATTTTGTGATGGGAGTGTCTGTTCTGCTGGCTGTGACAGTGCTTGTGTATGTACAGGACAACGTTGGATGGGGATTGGGCCTTGGAATCCCAACCATTGCTATGTTTCTCTCAATTATTGCATTTATTATCGGATACCCACTTTACCGGAACATGCGTCCAGCTGGAAGTCCATTTACCCGCTTGTTACAAGTGTCGGTGGCTGCATTTAGGAAGAGGAAGTTGTCCATGGTTTCGGATCCTAAGCTACTGTACCAGAATGAAGAACTGGATGCTCCCATTTCCATTGGTGGAAGGCTTCTCCACACTAAACACATGAA GTTTCTTGGCAAGGCAGCCATTGTGACGGAAGAAGACAACCTGAAAGCAGGCCAAACACCCAATCTATGGAGGCTAAGCACAGTGCACAGAGTAGAAGAATTGAAATCTATAATCAGAATGGGACCTATATGGGCAGCAGGAATTCTCCTAATCACAGCTTACGCCCAGCAAAGCACATTTTCCCTCCAACAAGCCAAGTCCATGGACAGGCATCTCACAAAATCCTTTCAGATCCCTGCCGCTTCCATGTCTGTCTTTACCATAACCTCCATGCTCACCACCATAGCCGTTTATGATCGTTTATTTGTTCCTTTTTTCCGTAGATTCACAGGGCTTGATCGCGGCATAACCTTTTTGCACAGGATGGGAATTGGATTTGTTATATCCATATTAGCCACTCTAGTTGCAGGCTTCGTGGAAATCAAGCGAAGACATGCAGCTGCAGCTAATGGCCTACTAAATTCTCATCACACTATTCCCATCTCAGTGTTCTGGCTTGTGCCACAATATTCTCTTCATGGGATAGCAGAAGCTTTCATGTCTATCGGGCATTTAGAATTCTTATATGATCAAGCACCTGAAAGCATGAGAAGCACAGCTACTGCGCTATTTTGGACAGCGATTTCATTCGGGAATTATGTGAGCACGCTTCTGGTTACCTTAGTGCACAAGTTTAGTGCAGGCCCTGATGGATCAAACTGGCTTCCGGATAACAATTTGAACAAGGGGAAACTGGAGTACTTTTACTGGTTGATCACATTGATGCAAGTCGTTAATCTCGTTTACTACTTGATTTGCGCCAAGATGTATACTTTTAAGCCCATTCAGATGCACAGTAAAGAAGCCAGTGACTCTAAAGATGATGGGGTAGTGGAGCTTACGAACAAGATTTAA